The Flavobacteriales bacterium region GTTCAGGATGCGATTGAAGAGCTTGGAGAAGACGATTTCACAGAAGAAGAAATTCGATTGGTCCGTATAAAATTCATGTCCGAACTAGGCAACTAATACTATATCATATGAAAACAAAAATCATATTATCCTTCGCTATTATATTACTTTCTTGTCAAATTCTAATTGCACAAGACTTGGCCAAAATGGGTTTAGATGACCTCCCGCAAGTAAATACAGATGAAGCACAAAGGCTAAACCAAGAATTATCTGATGTGAAAGGTGACTTCGACTTTACCGGTAAAAAAATTGGCTTTGCAAAAAGTTTAATCCTTCGTTCCAAAAATGAATATTTTGAAGAGTCTAAAGAATACTTAGACGATCACAATTTCATGGGCGACAAACTGATCGTATTAAATGCAGAAGAAAAAGATCATGCCAATGGATATGATGCAATCATTATTTCTTATTTGCCGAAAGCTATTTCGGAAAGATTCCGGGCTTCTATGATCAAAAAAATCGCTACGCAATAAGATCCTTAAGCGCTGCCCACGCCATTAATCCCATTCCTATTTCTAACGCAGATTCGTCAATATTAAACGTGTCGTTATGAACGGAAGAAGTAATTCCCTTTGATTTGTTTTTTATTCCTAATCGATAAAAACAAGCTGGCACTTTATGTGAATAATACGCAAAGTCCTCTGCTGTCATCGTAATGGGAATTTCCTCTACATGTTCTACTCCCATATATTCGATAGCTGCCTCGCTAAACTTACCCATAGAGTCATTATCGTTATTCAGGTATGGATAGCCTATCATTATATTTACATCAACACTTCCTCCCATCGATTCCGCTATCCGACTAGCTTCAACTTTTATTAGTTCATGAATTTCCGATCTCCATTCTTCGTTCAATGTCCTGAGAGTTCCTTCTAATTTAACCTCTCCCGGAATTACATTTGTGGCTCCTTCACCTATTATCTTTCCGAAAGCCAAAACCGTAGGTGCATTGTTACGATTACGCTCCCCAACTAAGACTGGTAATTCCAACAATAATCTAGCGGCAATCTTTAAAGGATCTATTATAAAATCTTGCATGGCAGCATGACCACCTTTCCCTTTAGCCGTAATATAAACCTCATCTGCCGAAGCCATATATATTCCTTTTCTATAGCCAATCTGACCAACATTTAATAATGGAGCGACATGTTGACCAATAATTCTATCCACTTTAGGGTTTTCTAAAACGCCCTTCTCAATTAATAAGGATGCCCCGCCTGGAAGTTTTTCTTCTCCAGGCTGGAAAATAAATTTGATTGTACCGTTAAACTCAGATTGGAAATTGCTAATAATTTTTGCCGCACCAATCAAAGAAGCCGCATGCACATCATGTCCACATGCATGCATTACGCCTTCATTTTTCGATTTGTATTCAACATTGTTCATCTCCAAGATTGGCAAAGCATCTATGTCAGCACGAAGCGCTAGACAATAAAAATCAGGATCATTACCCTTGAACGTGTATACAGCTCCTGTTTCTAGCCCTTCCATTTTTTCGAAACCAGTCATGCCATCCATTATATTACAAATGAATTCTGTCGTTTTAAACTCCTCAAAAGACAATTCAGGATTCATATGTATATGCCTTCTAATGTCTATTATCTCTTTGGACAATTCTCCTGCAAGAGCCTTAATTCTATCTAAAATATTGCTCATATCTACTTAAAAAATATCATCTTAATTCCTACTAGAAGCATAAAACCTCCAAACAGTTTGGATAAAACATCATCGCTTAGAGAAAGTGAAAATCTTGAACCAAAATATCCGCCAAAAACAAAAGCCGCTGCAATTACTCCAGCATATGCCATATTAAGATTACCTTCTTTATAATAATTCATCACAGCTAAAACACCAACTGGAAGAAGTAATATCGACAAGCTCGTACCTTGCGCCGCATGCTGATCCATGCCCATAAAATAAATTAATGCAGGCACCACTACAATACCTCCTCCAACACCAACCAAGCCACTAAGAAGGCCAGCACTGATACCAATTAATACGAGTTTTATTAAATCTACAATGGGCATAATATGCGTTAAAAGTCCAAACCTACAGAAAAATAAAACACCCCCCTATCTCTCCGCACACCATCTTCTATACCTCTCCCCCAATCTGCACGTACAAA contains the following coding sequences:
- a CDS encoding amidohydrolase, which encodes MSNILDRIKALAGELSKEIIDIRRHIHMNPELSFEEFKTTEFICNIMDGMTGFEKMEGLETGAVYTFKGNDPDFYCLALRADIDALPILEMNNVEYKSKNEGVMHACGHDVHAASLIGAAKIISNFQSEFNGTIKFIFQPGEEKLPGGASLLIEKGVLENPKVDRIIGQHVAPLLNVGQIGYRKGIYMASADEVYITAKGKGGHAAMQDFIIDPLKIAARLLLELPVLVGERNRNNAPTVLAFGKIIGEGATNVIPGEVKLEGTLRTLNEEWRSEIHELIKVEASRIAESMGGSVDVNIMIGYPYLNNDNDSMGKFSEAAIEYMGVEHVEEIPITMTAEDFAYYSHKVPACFYRLGIKNKSKGITSSVHNDTFNIDESALEIGMGLMAWAALKDLIA
- a CDS encoding sulfite exporter TauE/SafE family protein, with amino-acid sequence MPIVDLIKLVLIGISAGLLSGLVGVGGGIVVVPALIYFMGMDQHAAQGTSLSILLLPVGVLAVMNYYKEGNLNMAYAGVIAAAFVFGGYFGSRFSLSLSDDVLSKLFGGFMLLVGIKMIFFK